From the genome of Phytohabitans rumicis, one region includes:
- a CDS encoding alkaline phosphatase D family protein, with protein sequence MPVSRRTLIAGGVAVGAAAATLPGAAAAAANGPLRTDPFTLGVASGDPDHDGFVLWTRLAPQPLAEDGLGGMPDRVVPVQWELAADERFRHVVRRGVKLARPQTAHSVHIELNGLLPGREFFYRFKAERYVSPIGRTRTAPAPWTLGGALAMAFVSCSQYEHGYFTAYRRLAEEMPDLVLHLGDYQYEYTKDTYNIPGGNPRDHEGPETETLANYRQRHAQYKADADLQAAHAAAPWLVVWDDHEVDNNWADEVPENTQPNFLARRAAAFQAYWENMPLRRSSIPQGIDMQLFRRVHWGRLATFHMLDTRQYRDDQGCGDGYKACPAAVDPARSITGAEQEAWLLDGFRRSSARWDILGQQVFFAQRDNNAGPATVTSQDSWDGYVASRDRITRGWLAAGVRNTVVLTGDVHAHWASDLKLDYADPTSRTVGTELVCSSVSSTGNGADSDPATHPFLSINPHLRFYNNQRGYVLTKIAADRLDADFKVVPYVTTPGAPVYTRASFAVEDRVPGLHQTYDRPRDLGVLSREGIPDTVEQETVRP encoded by the coding sequence ATGCCCGTGTCTCGACGTACCCTCATTGCCGGTGGCGTAGCGGTCGGTGCCGCCGCCGCGACCCTGCCCGGCGCGGCGGCCGCGGCCGCGAACGGTCCACTTCGGACCGACCCGTTCACGCTCGGCGTGGCTTCCGGCGACCCGGACCACGACGGGTTCGTGCTGTGGACCCGGCTCGCCCCGCAGCCGCTCGCCGAGGACGGCCTGGGCGGGATGCCGGACCGCGTGGTGCCGGTGCAGTGGGAGCTGGCCGCCGACGAGCGATTTCGCCACGTGGTACGCCGTGGCGTCAAGCTCGCCCGCCCGCAGACCGCGCACAGCGTCCACATCGAACTGAATGGGCTGCTGCCCGGCCGGGAGTTCTTCTACCGGTTCAAGGCCGAACGCTACGTCTCGCCGATCGGGCGCACGCGGACCGCGCCGGCGCCGTGGACGCTCGGCGGCGCGCTGGCGATGGCGTTCGTCTCGTGCTCGCAGTACGAGCACGGCTACTTCACCGCGTACCGGCGGCTCGCCGAGGAGATGCCGGACCTCGTCCTGCACCTCGGCGACTACCAGTACGAGTACACAAAGGACACCTACAACATCCCGGGCGGCAACCCGCGCGACCACGAGGGTCCGGAGACGGAGACGCTGGCGAACTACCGGCAGCGGCACGCGCAGTACAAGGCCGACGCCGATTTGCAGGCCGCGCACGCCGCCGCGCCGTGGCTGGTGGTGTGGGACGACCACGAGGTGGACAACAACTGGGCCGACGAGGTGCCGGAGAACACGCAGCCGAACTTCCTCGCCCGGCGTGCGGCGGCGTTCCAGGCGTACTGGGAGAACATGCCGCTGCGCCGCAGCTCGATCCCGCAGGGCATCGACATGCAACTGTTCCGGCGGGTCCACTGGGGACGGTTGGCGACGTTCCACATGCTCGACACCCGCCAGTACCGGGACGACCAGGGCTGCGGCGACGGCTACAAGGCTTGCCCGGCCGCCGTCGACCCGGCGCGTTCCATCACCGGCGCCGAGCAGGAGGCGTGGCTGCTCGACGGGTTCCGGCGGTCGTCGGCCCGCTGGGACATCCTGGGCCAGCAGGTCTTCTTCGCCCAGCGTGACAACAACGCCGGCCCGGCGACGGTCACCAGCCAGGACTCCTGGGACGGGTACGTCGCCTCGCGCGACCGCATCACCCGCGGCTGGCTCGCGGCCGGGGTACGCAACACGGTCGTGCTCACCGGTGACGTCCACGCGCACTGGGCCAGCGACCTCAAGCTGGACTACGCCGACCCGACGTCGCGGACGGTCGGCACCGAGCTGGTCTGCTCGTCGGTCTCGTCGACCGGCAACGGGGCCGACTCGGACCCGGCGACCCACCCGTTCCTGAGCATCAACCCGCACCTGCGCTTCTACAACAACCAGCGCGGGTACGTCCTGACGAAGATCGCGGCCGACCGCCTGGACGCGGACTTCAAGGTGGTGCCGTACGTGACGAC